In the genome of Cellvibrio sp. KY-YJ-3, one region contains:
- a CDS encoding cytochrome ubiquinol oxidase subunit I, whose product MLETLMLSRIQFAANISFHILFPTITIALCWFLFYFKVRYNFSGDEVWMRAYRFWVKVFALSFALGVVSGITMSFQFGTNWPGYMETVGNIAGPLLGYEVLTAFFLEATFLGIMLFGIDRVSNRIHTLATFLVAFGTSMSAFWIIALNSWMQTPVGFEMRDGKAFPLDWWEIIFNPSMPYRLSHMLIASGLTAAFLIAGISAYRILKGDHKPAPRLALKTATIAAALLIPMQIFLGDLHGLNTLEHQPAKIAAMEAVWHTEKGAPLVLFAIPDKETQSNKYALEIPNMASLILTHKMDGELKGLNEFPDAHPPVAPLFYGFRMMVGIGVLMLLVSWWGCYCYWRKQEIPPLLLKVFVGMTFSGWLATLAGWYVTEIGRQPWLVTGVLKTADAVTSTPATNVGTSLAIYLTLYVVLLFAYIRTLFVMARKSVLVDRPQEIETLQEKLVEENL is encoded by the coding sequence ATGCTCGAAACGCTTATGCTCTCCCGTATTCAATTCGCGGCCAATATTTCCTTTCACATTTTATTTCCCACCATCACCATCGCGTTGTGTTGGTTTTTGTTTTATTTCAAAGTGCGCTACAACTTCAGTGGCGACGAAGTATGGATGCGCGCCTATCGCTTTTGGGTAAAAGTATTTGCCCTGAGTTTTGCACTGGGTGTAGTGAGCGGCATTACCATGAGTTTTCAATTCGGCACTAATTGGCCAGGTTATATGGAAACCGTGGGTAATATTGCAGGCCCGCTGCTCGGCTACGAAGTACTGACCGCATTTTTTCTGGAGGCCACTTTCCTCGGCATTATGTTGTTTGGTATTGATCGCGTCTCCAACCGCATTCATACCCTTGCCACATTTTTAGTCGCCTTTGGCACCAGCATGTCAGCGTTTTGGATTATCGCCCTGAACTCCTGGATGCAAACGCCGGTCGGTTTTGAAATGCGTGATGGCAAAGCCTTTCCACTGGATTGGTGGGAAATTATTTTTAATCCATCCATGCCCTACCGTTTATCGCACATGCTGATCGCATCAGGTTTAACCGCTGCATTTTTAATTGCGGGTATTTCTGCTTATCGCATTTTAAAAGGCGATCACAAACCCGCACCGCGCCTTGCCTTAAAAACGGCCACTATTGCGGCAGCACTATTAATTCCTATGCAAATTTTTCTGGGTGATTTACACGGACTAAATACACTGGAACATCAACCGGCAAAAATTGCGGCGATGGAAGCGGTATGGCACACCGAAAAGGGCGCGCCTTTGGTGCTATTCGCGATTCCCGATAAGGAAACCCAATCCAACAAATACGCGCTTGAAATTCCCAACATGGCGAGTTTGATTCTCACTCACAAAATGGACGGCGAATTAAAAGGTTTAAATGAATTTCCTGATGCACACCCCCCGGTTGCACCGCTGTTTTATGGCTTTCGCATGATGGTGGGCATAGGCGTACTCATGCTGCTCGTTTCCTGGTGGGGCTGTTATTGTTATTGGCGCAAGCAGGAAATTCCGCCGCTCTTACTGAAAGTATTTGTCGGCATGACTTTCTCCGGTTGGCTGGCCACGCTGGCAGGCTGGTACGTCACAGAAATTGGTCGCCAACCCTGGTTAGTGACCGGTGTATTAAAAACAGCCGACGCGGTCACCAGCACACCCGCCACGAATGTCGGCACCTCGCTGGCCATTTATTTAACGCTTTACGTAGTACTGCTGTTTGCTTATATCCGCACATTATTTGTGATGGCGAGAAAATCGGTGTTGGTGGATCGTCCGCAAGAAATTGAAACGCTGCAAGAAAAACTCGTCGAAGAAAATCTGTGA
- a CDS encoding sodium/proline symporter: MLISFIVCLVLFLVIGLASARVRKNNAQDYYLASHSVPPWLVGLSAVATNNSGYMFIGVIGYTYAVGLSASLLMIGWILGDFLASLWVHQRLRAQAFNNGETSYIGALTRWAGFSGRGFRVIAALIALVFLLSYAGAQLVAGSKALQVLLNWPAWLGAVIGACLVMLYCIAGGIRASIWTDAAQSIVMIVAMGLMLFTAVQALGGVSASVAAMNDIPGFLSFAPASVVLPGAAGVGIFFIGWLLAGFSVIAQPHIMVRFITLNAAQNFVQTRLWYYAWFVVFYCMATAVGMLARIYLPESANFDAELALPQMAVELLPPLLVGLVLAGIFAATISTADSLLLSCSSFISQDLAPRLFASRSSTNIIGIKIATLLATCAALAWALLNQQSVFALVVLSWAMLSAAFVPLILLLCLGKTLSQTMALWLMGLGCGTVLVLHWCGIGGDLYLGLPALLVSLLVYGLVSLIKRR, encoded by the coding sequence ATGCTGATCAGTTTTATTGTTTGCCTCGTACTTTTTCTGGTTATTGGTTTAGCCTCAGCGCGCGTGCGTAAAAATAATGCGCAGGATTATTATCTCGCCAGTCACAGTGTGCCGCCCTGGTTGGTGGGTTTGTCGGCGGTGGCCACGAATAACAGCGGCTATATGTTTATCGGGGTGATCGGTTATACCTACGCCGTTGGTTTGTCGGCCAGTTTATTAATGATCGGTTGGATTCTTGGGGATTTTCTCGCGTCGCTCTGGGTTCATCAGCGCTTGCGCGCGCAGGCATTTAATAACGGCGAAACCAGTTATATTGGTGCACTGACGCGCTGGGCTGGTTTTTCGGGGCGCGGTTTTCGGGTAATTGCGGCACTGATTGCGCTGGTGTTTTTATTGTCCTATGCCGGTGCGCAACTGGTCGCGGGCAGTAAAGCATTACAGGTTTTGCTTAATTGGCCCGCGTGGTTGGGGGCGGTAATCGGCGCGTGTTTGGTGATGCTTTATTGCATTGCTGGTGGTATTCGCGCATCTATCTGGACCGATGCGGCGCAATCAATTGTGATGATTGTTGCCATGGGGTTAATGTTATTTACCGCGGTGCAAGCGCTGGGTGGCGTATCGGCCAGCGTTGCCGCCATGAATGATATTCCCGGTTTTCTTTCGTTCGCGCCTGCATCGGTGGTATTACCCGGCGCGGCAGGAGTGGGTATATTTTTTATTGGCTGGCTGCTTGCCGGTTTTTCGGTTATCGCCCAACCGCACATTATGGTGCGTTTTATTACGCTCAATGCCGCGCAGAATTTTGTGCAAACCCGCCTGTGGTATTACGCCTGGTTTGTAGTGTTTTATTGCATGGCGACCGCCGTGGGGATGCTCGCACGAATTTATTTACCTGAGTCAGCAAACTTTGATGCCGAGTTGGCGCTGCCGCAAATGGCGGTGGAATTATTGCCGCCACTGCTGGTCGGCTTGGTGCTCGCGGGAATATTTGCGGCCACAATTTCTACGGCGGATTCATTGCTGCTGAGTTGTTCATCATTTATCTCGCAAGACTTGGCGCCGCGTCTGTTTGCGTCGCGCAGTAGCACCAATATCATCGGTATAAAAATCGCCACACTCTTGGCAACCTGTGCTGCACTCGCGTGGGCGCTGCTGAATCAACAATCGGTTTTTGCGTTAGTAGTGTTGTCCTGGGCGATGCTCTCGGCAGCATTTGTGCCGCTTATTTTATTGCTCTGTCTTGGTAAAACCTTGTCGCAAACTATGGCGCTATGGCTGATGGGTCTTGGCTGCGGCACGGTACTGGTTTTGCATTGGTGTGGTATCGGTGGCGATTTATATTTGGGTTTACCGGCGCTGCTGGTTTCACTGTTGGTTTATGGCCTGGTATCCCTCATTAAGCGCCGCTGA
- a CDS encoding GNAT family N-acetyltransferase has translation MEIISVGETNWEELKAIRLASLKESPDAFSASYEAALNFSESEWRARASGREGCNFFIAKIDSQSVGVIGGFHKTGQYELISMWVSPSQRGLGVAQLLVNRVIKHAKELNQSSIFLEVSSDNVSACRLYEKCGFNLISTGQSTVSGASKILNKLQLNLNS, from the coding sequence ATGGAAATAATATCGGTTGGTGAAACTAATTGGGAAGAGCTAAAAGCTATTCGTTTAGCTTCTTTAAAAGAATCGCCTGACGCGTTTTCGGCTTCGTATGAAGCTGCGTTAAATTTTAGTGAGTCAGAATGGAGGGCCAGAGCATCTGGTCGCGAAGGGTGCAATTTTTTTATTGCAAAAATCGACTCGCAGTCAGTTGGAGTTATTGGTGGTTTTCATAAGACTGGGCAATATGAATTAATATCAATGTGGGTTTCGCCTAGCCAAAGAGGGCTTGGTGTCGCTCAATTACTCGTTAATAGAGTTATTAAGCATGCCAAAGAATTAAACCAGAGTTCTATTTTCCTTGAGGTTTCGTCTGACAATGTTTCGGCATGCAGACTTTATGAGAAATGTGGCTTTAATTTGATATCTACAGGTCAAAGTACTGTAAGTGGTGCCTCTAAAATTTTGAATAAATTGCAATTGAATTTAAATTCCTAA
- a CDS encoding GbsR/MarR family transcriptional regulator has product MTLTPMIQSCILHFGEMGSRWGINRTVGQMYALLVLSKEPLCADDMTEALGISRSNVSMGLKELMSWELVKLQHRPGERKEFYSAPGDVWDIAKTLIEQRRKREIDPTLSTLRNLLIEKPANADEEYAQQRMREMHELIEMITLWTQEIQRLDSANLGKLLKLGSSIGKVLDMKDRLLGGKKESTK; this is encoded by the coding sequence ATTACCCTCACCCCGATGATCCAATCCTGCATCCTCCATTTTGGTGAAATGGGGAGCCGCTGGGGGATCAACCGCACAGTCGGGCAGATGTATGCCCTGTTAGTCTTGAGCAAAGAACCCCTGTGTGCCGACGATATGACCGAGGCGCTGGGTATTTCCCGCTCCAATGTCAGCATGGGTTTAAAAGAATTAATGTCGTGGGAGCTGGTGAAACTGCAGCATCGTCCCGGTGAGCGCAAAGAATTTTATTCCGCGCCGGGCGATGTGTGGGACATCGCCAAGACCTTGATCGAACAGCGCCGTAAGCGTGAGATTGATCCGACACTCTCAACCCTGCGCAATTTGCTGATCGAAAAACCCGCCAATGCCGATGAAGAATACGCGCAGCAGCGGATGCGTGAAATGCACGAGCTGATCGAAATGATCACGCTCTGGACGCAGGAAATTCAACGGCTCGATTCCGCCAACCTCGGCAAGTTGCTCAAGCTTGGTAGCAGTATTGGCAAAGTGCTCGATATGAAAGACCGTTTATTGGGTGGCAAAAAAGAATCCACGAAATAA
- a CDS encoding TonB-dependent receptor — protein sequence MRRLLALVLAGAGVLSMGMTSVAQAHEQVLKKKHTKNPQPVEEVKVWGDARDASHAGYINPTSVLTQEDMVSINATTTEDLVKYEPSLVIRKRYIGDSNGTLGLRGSNMFATPRSMVFADGVPLHYLLQTRWSGAPRWTMVSANEIAQVEILYGPFSAEYSGNSMGGVVLIETALPQTRKVHVDLDYFSQDFSAYGFSDRLTGTKTFFSYGDKIGDLSVYFSYNHLENESQPQSFYYDYRATPASGAATVTGAIVQRDVYGKPAYYYGDTGVEQARTDNFKIKLGYDFSDDWSALLNLAYEDRTTLRDAANSYLRNVDGSTAWAGNFVQDGIGMSIAAGRLGNSELERKSLSTGLRVKGKLNDQLRVETNLSDFRILKDNSISSSRNPQDPLFNNTGLTADYDDTGWQTLDVKLVLDDVGLEGMQWLGGVRHEGYRLNLDQYNSSNWLQGDNAGYTSRSGGETSIDAAFVQLNWDIGARWDLALGGRYEQWQSKNGYFSRNNPISSAFKLVDVEDAKRNQLSPKFSLGFVPADEWLVRYFAARAYRFPIVEELFSQSQSYSGSTVSRPDLKPENGVHHNVMLEKQFDGGYARINLFSETIEDAIESQSNFSTLVTTFSAVDEVQSDGVELILNYSGLLVPELDARFNVTYTKSVIEDNSTAEGPNPTTSIEGNDYPRMPRWRSNLLLTYHVNDKWDLSGNVQYADKSFGRLQNDDIAEGVMGAQDGYTRVGVKTTYDFSEQIEVGFGVDNLTDEQSYVAHPWPGRTLYLSLSYDL from the coding sequence GTGAGACGGTTGTTGGCGCTTGTGCTGGCGGGTGCTGGTGTGCTGAGTATGGGTATGACCAGCGTTGCGCAGGCACATGAACAGGTGTTGAAAAAAAAGCACACTAAAAATCCGCAGCCGGTTGAGGAGGTAAAAGTCTGGGGGGATGCACGCGATGCGAGTCACGCCGGTTATATCAATCCCACCAGTGTGCTGACGCAGGAAGATATGGTCAGCATCAATGCGACCACCACTGAGGACTTGGTGAAATACGAACCCAGCCTGGTGATTCGCAAACGCTATATTGGCGATTCCAACGGCACCCTTGGCCTGCGCGGTTCCAATATGTTTGCCACTCCGCGCTCCATGGTATTTGCCGACGGCGTGCCGCTGCATTATTTGCTGCAAACCCGTTGGAGTGGCGCGCCGCGTTGGACCATGGTGAGTGCGAATGAAATTGCACAGGTGGAAATTCTCTACGGGCCTTTTTCTGCCGAGTACAGCGGTAACTCCATGGGCGGTGTAGTGCTGATTGAAACCGCCTTGCCGCAAACACGCAAAGTGCATGTGGACCTGGATTATTTCTCGCAAGACTTCTCCGCCTACGGTTTTTCGGATCGTTTAACCGGCACCAAAACGTTTTTCTCCTACGGCGACAAAATTGGCGACTTGAGCGTTTATTTTTCTTACAACCATCTCGAAAACGAAAGCCAACCCCAGTCGTTTTATTATGACTATCGCGCAACACCCGCTAGCGGCGCCGCAACGGTCACCGGCGCCATTGTGCAGCGCGATGTCTATGGTAAGCCCGCTTACTACTACGGCGATACCGGCGTTGAACAAGCGCGAACTGATAATTTTAAAATCAAATTAGGTTACGACTTTAGCGACGACTGGTCAGCATTGCTCAACCTTGCCTATGAGGATCGCACTACCTTGCGCGATGCCGCCAACAGCTATTTGCGCAATGTCGATGGCAGCACAGCCTGGGCGGGAAATTTTGTGCAGGACGGCATCGGCATGAGTATCGCTGCCGGGCGCTTGGGTAATAGTGAGTTGGAACGTAAAAGTTTATCGACCGGCCTGCGCGTAAAAGGAAAATTGAATGATCAATTGCGTGTGGAAACCAATCTCAGCGATTTCCGTATTCTCAAAGACAATAGCATTAGCTCCAGTCGCAACCCGCAAGATCCTCTCTTTAATAACACCGGCTTAACGGCGGATTATGACGATACCGGTTGGCAGACACTCGATGTGAAATTGGTGCTGGATGATGTGGGATTGGAAGGCATGCAATGGCTGGGCGGCGTGCGCCATGAAGGCTATCGCCTCAATCTGGACCAATACAATTCCAGCAATTGGCTGCAGGGCGACAACGCCGGTTATACCAGCCGCAGTGGTGGTGAGACCAGTATCGATGCTGCGTTTGTGCAATTAAATTGGGATATTGGCGCGCGTTGGGATTTAGCCTTGGGTGGCCGTTACGAACAATGGCAAAGTAAAAACGGTTATTTCAGCCGCAACAATCCCATCAGCTCCGCTTTTAAATTAGTCGATGTGGAAGATGCAAAACGCAATCAACTCTCACCAAAATTTTCACTCGGCTTCGTTCCTGCCGATGAATGGCTGGTGCGTTATTTCGCCGCGCGCGCCTATCGCTTTCCAATTGTGGAAGAGCTATTTTCCCAAAGCCAATCCTATTCCGGTTCTACTGTGTCGCGCCCGGATTTAAAACCGGAAAATGGTGTACATCACAATGTGATGTTGGAAAAACAATTTGATGGTGGCTACGCGCGTATTAATTTATTTAGCGAAACCATAGAGGATGCAATTGAATCGCAAAGCAATTTCTCCACGCTGGTAACCACTTTTTCTGCCGTCGATGAAGTGCAAAGCGATGGTGTTGAATTGATCCTTAATTATTCCGGCTTGTTGGTACCCGAGTTGGATGCGCGATTTAATGTCACCTATACCAAATCAGTGATTGAAGATAACAGCACCGCCGAAGGCCCTAACCCAACCACCAGCATTGAAGGCAATGACTACCCACGCATGCCACGCTGGCGCAGCAACTTATTGCTTACCTATCACGTGAATGACAAGTGGGATCTCAGTGGTAATGTGCAATATGCTGATAAAAGTTTTGGTCGCCTGCAAAACGACGACATCGCCGAAGGCGTGATGGGGGCACAAGATGGCTACACCCGTGTGGGCGTAAAAACCACATATGATTTCAGCGAGCAAATTGAAGTCGGTTTCGGTGTGGATAACCTCACCGATGAGCAAAGTTATGTGGCACACCCATGGCCAGGGCGCACACTTTATTTAAGTCTTTCTTATGACTTATAA
- a CDS encoding cytochrome d ubiquinol oxidase subunit II, producing MTDISTLSGEAFWLPVIFIGLMGLALFIYAILDGYDLGVGILLPNDSEEQRDTMIASIGPFWDANETWLVLGIGLLLIAFPSAHSMILLNLYLPVTVMLAGLILRGVAFDFRAKAPEDHKRLWDRVFQAGSLLATLAQGYMLGLFVMGFEDTIAAHLFAALSAICVTAGYTFIGAAWLVMKTEGDLQKRAAWWARRCAWLMALGIIAVSIVNPLVSNTIFDKWFGTPLVIVLWVIPVFCFLLFFIADRYLRRAPYANDVGCWIPFVAAAMIFLLSFIGLAYSFYPYVVPNQMDIWQAASAPESLMFILYGVIIVLPTILGYTFFAYRVFHGKATQLKYY from the coding sequence ATGACCGATATCAGCACCTTGTCCGGCGAAGCATTTTGGTTGCCCGTTATTTTTATTGGCTTGATGGGGCTCGCATTATTTATTTATGCGATTCTTGATGGCTACGATTTAGGCGTCGGGATTTTATTGCCAAACGATTCCGAAGAACAGCGCGATACCATGATCGCAAGTATCGGCCCGTTTTGGGACGCCAACGAAACCTGGCTGGTATTAGGTATAGGTCTTTTATTAATTGCCTTCCCCAGCGCGCACAGCATGATTTTGTTGAATTTATATTTGCCCGTCACCGTAATGCTTGCCGGGCTGATATTGCGCGGAGTGGCATTCGACTTTCGCGCCAAAGCGCCGGAAGACCATAAACGCTTGTGGGATCGGGTTTTTCAAGCAGGCTCATTACTCGCCACTCTGGCGCAGGGTTATATGCTCGGCCTTTTTGTCATGGGTTTTGAAGACACCATCGCCGCACATTTATTTGCCGCACTCAGTGCAATTTGCGTAACAGCGGGTTACACCTTTATCGGCGCGGCGTGGCTGGTAATGAAAACCGAAGGTGATTTACAAAAACGCGCCGCCTGGTGGGCACGCCGCTGCGCATGGTTGATGGCACTCGGCATTATCGCGGTATCCATCGTTAATCCATTAGTGAGCAATACCATTTTTGATAAATGGTTTGGCACACCGCTGGTAATTGTATTGTGGGTAATTCCGGTATTTTGTTTTCTTTTATTTTTTATTGCCGACCGCTATTTACGCCGCGCACCCTACGCGAATGATGTCGGCTGCTGGATTCCTTTTGTCGCCGCCGCGATGATTTTCCTGTTAAGTTTTATCGGCTTGGCCTACAGCTTTTATCCTTACGTTGTACCCAACCAAATGGACATCTGGCAAGCCGCCAGCGCCCCCGAGTCACTCATGTTTATTTTGTACGGCGTGATAATTGTGTTGCCCACCATCCTCGGCTACACCTTCTTTGCCTATCGCGTATTCCATGGCAAGGCGACGCAGTTGAAATATTATTGA
- a CDS encoding PepSY domain-containing protein, with protein sequence MNALIQTSNNQKALYRTIWRWHFYAGIFAIPFVILLSLTGAIYLFKPYYEHWQERDYRGLQVTGEALAPNDQITAALAVVEDGKLLSYRLPQSADEAVLVKVQADTNWMVFVNPYTGAVLAKERTDDQLMNIVKTIHGELLLGNVGSILVELAACWAIVLIVTGLYLWWPRNTRGMAGVIYPRLREGSRTFWRDIHAVTGIWISALALFLLITGLPWALVWGSALKEVRAIDFSQVAQEEQQQDWSQGRHQEHQTWRAQASDVFNLTPEVLHAAQQLNLPAPVELSIATNHNHNGHHISWKASSQTPNRPQRADVWINGDGSIEKRSDFAQKKLLDRAIGIGVAAHEGYLFGWFNLVLGLLTCAGLILISVSGFILWRKRKPESALGAPPPMPARVGFTVAAITLGLAIFLPLLAISLVLLLILEFLLLRRIDGINRWLGLGS encoded by the coding sequence ATGAATGCATTAATTCAAACAAGCAATAATCAAAAAGCCCTCTATCGCACCATTTGGCGCTGGCATTTTTATGCCGGAATTTTTGCTATTCCGTTTGTGATTTTATTATCGCTCACCGGCGCGATTTATTTATTCAAACCCTATTACGAACACTGGCAAGAGCGTGACTATCGTGGCCTGCAAGTAACGGGCGAGGCACTCGCACCTAACGATCAAATCACTGCGGCGCTGGCAGTCGTCGAAGACGGAAAATTATTAAGTTATCGCCTGCCACAATCCGCCGATGAAGCCGTGCTAGTTAAAGTGCAGGCGGATACCAACTGGATGGTATTCGTAAATCCCTACACCGGTGCTGTGCTTGCAAAAGAACGGACTGACGATCAGTTAATGAATATCGTCAAAACCATTCACGGCGAATTGTTGCTCGGTAATGTCGGTTCAATATTGGTAGAGCTGGCGGCCTGTTGGGCGATTGTACTAATCGTCACCGGTTTGTATTTATGGTGGCCGCGCAATACACGCGGCATGGCAGGTGTTATTTATCCGCGCCTGCGCGAGGGTAGCAGAACATTTTGGCGCGATATCCACGCCGTCACCGGTATTTGGATTTCTGCACTGGCACTATTTTTGTTAATCACCGGTTTACCCTGGGCCTTGGTCTGGGGCAGCGCATTAAAAGAAGTGCGCGCAATTGATTTCTCCCAAGTTGCACAAGAGGAACAGCAGCAGGATTGGAGCCAAGGTCGTCATCAAGAGCATCAAACCTGGCGCGCACAAGCGAGCGATGTTTTTAATTTAACGCCGGAAGTTTTGCACGCAGCCCAGCAGTTAAATCTACCTGCACCAGTTGAACTCAGTATTGCCACTAATCATAACCACAATGGGCATCACATCAGTTGGAAGGCTTCATCCCAAACCCCCAATCGCCCCCAGCGTGCGGATGTATGGATCAATGGCGATGGCAGCATTGAAAAGCGCAGCGATTTTGCACAGAAAAAATTACTGGATCGCGCCATCGGTATCGGCGTGGCAGCGCATGAAGGTTATTTATTTGGCTGGTTTAATTTAGTGTTAGGTTTACTCACCTGCGCAGGCTTAATACTCATCAGCGTTAGCGGTTTTATTTTATGGCGCAAACGCAAACCCGAATCAGCATTGGGCGCACCACCACCGATGCCCGCCCGTGTTGGTTTTACAGTAGCGGCAATCACACTTGGTTTGGCAATTTTTCTGCCGTTATTGGCGATCTCCCTCGTTCTATTATTAATCCTTGAGTTTCTATTGCTGCGTCGCATCGACGGCATTAACCGTTGGTTGGGCTTGGGAAGTTAG
- a CDS encoding DUF2721 domain-containing protein, with the protein MTPSPELVMSFGDVAHAIQLALAPVFLLTGIAGLLNVMASRLARIIDRGRSLTEEELPVHLHDTDLLHKELNRLERRRHYASSAITACTCSALLVCMVVAFIFLQVLLQVEFKWVISALFTASTLTLIVGLGYFLREVHLATRTVRIQIVARAN; encoded by the coding sequence ATGACTCCCTCCCCAGAACTGGTAATGAGTTTCGGCGATGTCGCCCACGCCATTCAGCTTGCGCTGGCGCCCGTGTTTTTGCTCACCGGCATTGCCGGTTTACTGAATGTAATGGCCAGTCGCCTTGCGCGGATTATTGATCGTGGGCGCAGCCTCACAGAAGAGGAATTGCCCGTACATCTGCACGATACTGATTTACTTCACAAAGAATTAAATCGCCTTGAACGCCGCCGCCACTATGCCAGCTCGGCAATCACGGCTTGCACTTGTTCTGCGCTGCTGGTGTGTATGGTGGTGGCGTTTATTTTTTTGCAGGTATTGTTGCAGGTGGAATTCAAATGGGTGATTAGCGCGTTATTTACTGCATCAACGCTAACCTTAATTGTTGGGCTTGGATATTTTTTGCGTGAGGTGCATTTGGCAACGCGCACGGTACGGATTCAGATAGTGGCGCGTGCCAACTAA
- a CDS encoding beta-ketoacyl synthase N-terminal-like domain-containing protein, producing MHTTYIAKTHLITAAGPNSLSNFYAYRAGINTYQSANYHTADHHQITLSLIPDGAMLPLAEDLEDTDLSFRDERLLQMASTGALDILAGHQGAPIPLIMAGPENYPGVDNQLPNQFLSLLRTQAELPILYSASRILCTGRTGMLEAIRLAQHYLQGGHFEQILIGGVDSCQHSNWLHALERDGRLKSESPHGRADTFVPGEGIAFLLLTNNPALAMTDKGYRITLSQPGFGEEPGHIYSELPSQGKGLDTAVKAALSQLPEHLSISTVFSSMNGEHYWAKEFGVAMTRSSHRLINFKHEHPADCYGDLGAATGGALITLAALNCLKPSTPTTALVCTASDSAYRAAICVIPERTSA from the coding sequence GTGCACACCACCTATATTGCCAAAACCCACCTTATTACCGCTGCTGGCCCCAACTCTCTCAGTAATTTTTACGCTTATCGCGCAGGCATCAACACTTATCAATCGGCGAATTACCACACAGCAGATCATCACCAAATTACGCTGTCCCTCATACCAGACGGTGCAATGCTGCCCTTGGCCGAAGATCTGGAAGACACAGACCTAAGCTTTCGCGACGAACGCCTGTTACAAATGGCCAGCACTGGCGCGCTCGATATACTTGCCGGACACCAGGGCGCCCCCATTCCACTAATTATGGCCGGGCCGGAAAACTACCCCGGTGTGGACAATCAATTACCCAACCAATTTCTCTCCCTGCTGCGCACGCAGGCGGAACTGCCTATCCTTTACAGCGCCAGTCGCATCCTCTGCACCGGGCGCACCGGCATGCTGGAAGCCATCCGACTGGCGCAACACTACCTACAGGGCGGGCACTTCGAGCAAATCCTGATTGGCGGCGTCGATAGCTGCCAACACAGCAATTGGTTGCACGCATTGGAACGCGATGGGCGCCTCAAATCCGAAAGCCCTCACGGCAGAGCCGACACCTTTGTGCCCGGCGAAGGCATTGCCTTTTTATTGCTAACCAACAACCCCGCGCTGGCCATGACCGACAAGGGTTATCGCATCACCCTGAGCCAACCCGGTTTTGGCGAAGAACCGGGACATATTTACAGTGAACTGCCCTCTCAAGGCAAAGGCCTGGACACAGCAGTAAAAGCCGCCCTGTCGCAGCTACCGGAACATCTCTCCATCAGCACAGTGTTCAGCAGTATGAACGGCGAGCACTATTGGGCAAAAGAATTCGGCGTCGCCATGACCCGCTCAAGCCACAGACTCATCAATTTCAAACACGAACACCCCGCCGATTGTTACGGCGATTTGGGGGCAGCCACCGGCGGCGCACTGATCACACTCGCCGCCTTAAACTGCCTTAAACCCTCAACACCTACCACCGCCCTTGTGTGCACCGCCTCCGATAGCGCCTATCGCGCTGCTATCTGTGTAATTCCAGAAAGGACCTCAGCATGA
- a CDS encoding SRPBCC family protein: MKEIRTKIDIEAPLTEVWSLFSNFEKYGDWNPFLLEVKGSLIEGSVIKIKARFNDGSLRDAEPKVDKVVLGESACFVAKKGFYLLEGTILFLKSYLALVHDLFMGKLSMACCLCYFGIKWSTR; this comes from the coding sequence ATGAAAGAAATAAGGACGAAAATTGATATTGAAGCACCATTAACTGAAGTATGGAGCTTGTTCTCGAACTTTGAAAAATACGGAGATTGGAACCCCTTTTTATTAGAAGTTAAAGGTAGTCTTATTGAGGGGAGTGTCATAAAAATTAAAGCTAGGTTCAATGATGGAAGCCTAAGGGATGCAGAACCAAAAGTGGACAAGGTTGTTTTAGGTGAGTCGGCTTGTTTTGTTGCGAAAAAGGGATTCTATTTACTGGAAGGCACTATTTTATTTTTGAAGAGTTATCTGGCACTAGTACACGATTTATTCATGGGGAAACTTTCTATGGCCTGTTGCCTCTGCTATTTTGGCATAAAATGGAGCACTCGCTGA